In one window of Nocardia brasiliensis DNA:
- a CDS encoding thioesterase family protein, with amino-acid sequence MSTAFYVPDPADPQRFVSTELTRGPWSPDAQHAGPPSALLGHAIERCEPREGFQVGRVSVEILGPIPLAPLTVLARVARPGRSVELLEATLSTERGPVMRATAWRFKRADPELELPDHILPQGLRPGPDHAAAETFPSTQPVGFHTGTEYRFITGSFIDPGPAICWIRLKYPIVAGTAPSPLERTLAAADSGNGVSAVLDWSKYLFINTDLTVTLHRQPAGEWVCLDASTYPQPHGIGLAESALYDEKGPLGRSTQTLLVAPRG; translated from the coding sequence GTGAGCACCGCCTTCTACGTGCCCGACCCGGCCGATCCACAGCGGTTCGTCTCGACCGAACTGACCCGAGGTCCTTGGTCACCGGACGCACAGCACGCCGGTCCTCCGTCGGCCCTGCTCGGTCACGCCATCGAGCGCTGCGAGCCGCGGGAGGGGTTCCAGGTCGGCCGGGTGTCGGTGGAGATCCTCGGGCCGATACCGCTGGCGCCGCTGACCGTCCTGGCCCGGGTCGCGCGCCCCGGCCGCAGCGTCGAACTGCTCGAGGCCACGCTCTCGACCGAGCGCGGTCCGGTGATGCGGGCCACCGCATGGCGATTCAAGCGTGCCGACCCGGAACTCGAACTGCCCGACCACATCCTGCCGCAGGGGCTGCGTCCAGGCCCGGACCACGCCGCAGCGGAGACGTTTCCATCGACGCAACCGGTGGGATTCCACACGGGCACCGAATATCGTTTCATCACAGGATCTTTCATCGATCCCGGCCCGGCGATCTGCTGGATCCGGCTGAAGTATCCGATCGTCGCGGGCACCGCGCCCAGCCCGCTGGAGCGCACCCTGGCCGCCGCCGACTCGGGCAACGGCGTCAGCGCCGTGCTGGATTGGTCGAAGTACCTGTTCATCAACACCGATCTGACCGTCACGCTGCATCGCCAGCCCGCGGGCGAATGGGTCTGCCTCGACGCGAGCACCTACCCGCAGCCGCACGGCATCGGCCTCGCCGAATCCGCGCTGTACGACGAGAAGGGCCCGCTCGGCCGCAGCACGCAGACACTGCTGGTGGCCCCGCGCGGCTAG
- a CDS encoding TetR/AcrR family transcriptional regulator, whose amino-acid sequence MPKTSEAPAHKGLPGRKAQAARNDGIILEAARAVFLADANAPIAAVAERAGVGISALYRRYPSKEALLRTLCHEGLRRYNAEADAALDDPDGWRALVGFLERVVDADVHSLTVHLAGTFTPDEAMLPDVVHAGEVNDELMRRAHATGLLRPGVTAEDLGLVLESCAAISMPDPARTAQLRRRVLAVLIDGLTVEGDLPGPPPAPGEFAWRWERR is encoded by the coding sequence ATGCCGAAGACATCCGAAGCCCCAGCTCACAAGGGCCTGCCCGGGCGGAAGGCGCAGGCCGCCCGCAACGACGGGATCATCCTCGAGGCCGCTCGTGCGGTGTTCCTGGCCGATGCCAACGCGCCGATCGCGGCCGTCGCCGAACGCGCCGGCGTGGGGATCAGCGCGCTGTACCGCCGCTACCCGAGCAAGGAGGCGCTGCTGCGCACCCTGTGCCACGAGGGACTGCGCCGCTACAACGCGGAAGCCGATGCGGCGCTGGACGACCCGGACGGTTGGCGGGCGCTGGTCGGCTTTCTCGAGCGGGTCGTCGACGCCGACGTGCACTCGCTGACCGTGCACCTGGCAGGCACCTTCACCCCGGACGAGGCGATGCTGCCCGATGTGGTGCACGCGGGCGAGGTGAACGACGAGCTCATGCGCCGCGCGCACGCCACCGGCCTGCTGCGCCCCGGCGTCACCGCCGAGGACCTGGGGCTGGTCCTCGAATCGTGCGCCGCCATCTCGATGCCGGATCCGGCGCGCACCGCGCAGTTGCGCCGCCGGGTACTGGCCGTGCTCATCGACGGCCTCACCGTCGAGGGCGACCTGCCGGGCCCGCCACCGGCGCCAGGGGAGTTCGCCTGGCGCTGGGAACGACGGTGA